In Gordonia sp. SL306, the genomic window AGCCGTTCATCCCGATCAATCCGCAGATCCGGCCTGGTCGAAGTGTCAGCGAGACCTTGTCGAGGGCGAGGACGCTTCCGTACCGGACGGTGAGGTCGGTGAGTTCGATGGCGGGCGGTCGCGACTCGTCCTGTGGTACGCCCTTGCGGGATGCGACGTCCCGAGATGGGCGGTGTTCAGGGAACGACATGATCGGCGTCCTTTCCGGTGAGGCCGGCGATGATGGTCGTCAGGTCGTGCCGGAGCAGATCGAGGTAGGTGGGGACCGGACCGTCGGGCTCGGACAGCGAGTCGACGTAGAGCGTCCCGCCGAGTCGGGCGTCGGTGGACCGCGCAACCTGCTGCATGGGCGCGTTGTTCACGGTCGATTCGCAGAAGACCGCTGGTACGTGGCGGTCCCGGACGAAGTCGACGGTGCGCCGCATCTGTTGTGGGGTGGCCTCCTGTTCGGAGTTCACCGGCCAGATGTAGTGCTCGGTGAGTCCGGTGTCACGCGCGAGGTAGCTGAACGCGCCCTCGCAGGTGACCAGCGCTCTCTCGTTGTCGGGCAGGGCATCGATGGCGGTCACCAGCCGAGCCCGCTCGTCGTCGAGGCGGGCGTCATAGCGTTCGGCGTTGGCACGATAGGCATCGGCGTGCCCGGGATCGATCCGGGCCAGCCCGCGAGCGATGTTGTCGGCGTAGGTCTTTGCCTCGAGCGGGGACATCCAGGCATGCGGGTTGGGTTTACCGGTGGCGGGAGAACCGCCCGGGTCCGCCCTGATCGGCAGTGGCGCGATGCCGTCGGAGGCGACGATCCGCGGCACGTCGATGTCGGAGAGGAATCGCTCGAACCAGTCGTCGAGGTGGAGGCCGTTCACCACCACGAGGGATGCGTCAGAGGCTTTGTGTAGATCACCGGGCGTGGGTTCGTACCCGTGGATCTCGGCGCCGAACTTGGTCAGGGAGCTGACGTCGGCGTGGTCGCCCGCGACGTTGCGCGCGATGTCCGCGAGGACGGTGAACGTGGCCAGGACCTGCGGGCGGTCCGGGACATCACGGGTTTCGCAGGCCGAGCACACGACGGCGACCACGACAAGGGTCGCGACGGTGATCCGGCGGGCCGCTGACATGGACCAACTCTAATTTCGGCTACCCGAACTTGCAAGTTAGTCGAACCTGATAGGGTGCCCGCAATCTGACATACGTGCCGAGTCCCGCCGGTGACCTGGTGGTCTCGCACGAGACGTATGCGCACATGAATATTCCTGAATGTGATCTATTCGCTCGGTATCCCACGGACCGGCGCTTCTCCGGAACACTGGACGGGGTGCGGGGCGACCCGCAGCGGAGTCACGGGCCCAGGAGTCCGATCCGCGAATCCGACGTCGAACCGAGGGAGCTTCCATGCCCACCACCGTCAACGCCTACATCGCGACCGCCGCCGACCAGCCGCTCGGCCCCACCACCATCGAACGCCGTGACCTCGGCGCGAACGATGTCGCGATCGACATCGCCTACGCCGGCATCTGCCACAGCGACATCCACACCGCGCGCAGCGAGTGGGGTCGTACCGCGTTCCCGGTGGTCCCCGGCCACGAGATCGCCGGGACCGTCTCGGCTGTCGGCTCCGACGTCACCCGCCATCGCGTGGGGGACCGCGTCGGGGTCGGCTGTTTCGTGGACTCGTGCCGCGAATGCGAGCCCTGCCGCCGCGGCGAGGAGCAGTACTGCGAACGCGGGATGACCGGCACCTACAACGCCGTCGGCCGCGACGGCGAGCCCACTCACGGTGGCTACAGCACCGGGATCGTTGTCGACGAGAACTATGTGTGCGGCATTCCCGAGGGCATCGACCTCGACGTCGCCGCGCCTCTGCTGTGCGCCGGCATCACGCTCTACTCGCCGTTGCGTCACTGGCAGGCCGGCCCCGGCAAGAAGGTCGCGATCATCGGACTCGGCGGGCTGGGTCACGTCGGCGTCAAGATCGCGCACGCGATGGGCGCCGAGGTCACCGTGCTCTCGCAGTCGCTCAAGAAGATGGAGGACGGCCTGCGCCTCGGTGCCGACCACTACTACGCCACCAGTGACCCGGACACCTTCGAGAATCTGCGCAACGAGTTCGACCTGATCATCAACACCGTGTCGGCCAACCTGGACATCAAGCAGTACCTCGGACTGCTGGCCATCAACGGCACGCTCGTGGAGCTCGGCCTCCCCGAACACCCCATCGAGGTGCCGGCCTTCGCGGTCACGGCCAACCGGCGCAGCTTTGCCGGGTCGATGATCGGCGGCATCGCCGAGACCCAGGAGATGCTGGAGTTCTGCGCCGAGCACGGCATCGGGGCGGAGATCGAGGTGATCGGTGCCGACAAGATCAATGAGGCCTACGAGCGGGTGGTCGCGAGCGATGTGCGCTACCGCTTCGTGATCGACACGGCGACTCTCTGATCCCTGTCCGGCCGTCGCGGACGGCGACCGGACCGATCGAAAAGCGCCCCAGAAATCCGCCCACCGGGCTCCCGTCGTGCACCCATCTGCGACGGAGCTTCTGGTGAGGGCGGTTTCATGGGGCGCTTTTGTGTTGCCGTGCCCCGTGCTCATCAGTTGAACCCTCCTTGACGGATACCCCCCAGGGGTATAAAACGGGCATATGGACCACAACCTCGACCACAGCGCGGTCGGGGTCGCCGAGGGCGACTCCGACCTGCACGCTCATCACATGGATTCCCACGAGAGCCATTCCGGGGGTGGAGCCCATGGCGCGCATGGCGGTCATGGCGACCACGTCGCGATGTTCCGGCGACTCTTCCTGGTCATGACGGTGCTCGCGGTTCCGGTGGTGATCGCGAGTCCGATGTTCGCCGACCTGATCGGCTACGAGTTGCCGTCGTGGGGGTGGCTGAACTGGGTGTCGCCGATCCTCGGCACTATCATGTTCGTCTGGGGCGGACGCCCGTTCCTCACCGGTGCCGTGAGCGAACTACGTTCGCGGACACCGGGAATGATGACTCTGATCGCGCTGGCCATCAGTGTGGCTTTCGTGGCGTCGTGGGGGGCCACACTCGATCTGCTGCACCACGAACTCGATTTCTGGTGGGAACTCGCCTTGCTGATCGTGATCATGCTGCTCGGTCACTGGATCGAGATGCGGTCGATATCGCAGACGACCTCGGCGCTGCAATCCCTCGCCGCCCTGCTGCCCGACGAGGCCGAACGCCTCGACGGCGACGTGGTGCAGACGGTGTCGCCCGCCGAGCTGAGGATCGACGACCTGGTCATCGTGCGGCCCGGCGGGCGCATCCCCGCCGACGGTGAGATCGTCTCGGGCACAGCGGAAGTCGACGAGTCGATGATCACCGGCGAATCGAACCTGGTGAGCCGCACGGTCGGTGATCGGGTGGTTGCGGGCACGGTCAGCGCCGACACCGCCATCCGGGTCCGGGTGGGTGCGGTCGGTGACGACACCGCGTTGGCAGGTATCCAGCGTCTGGTGTCCGATGCGCAGAACTCGTCGAGCCGCGCGCAGCGACTGGCCGATCGCGCCGCCGGCTGGTTGTTCTGGTTCGCGTTGGCGGCGGCCCTGATCACGGCGATCGTGTGGACCGCCGTCGGGCAGTCCGACAACGCGGTGATCCGCACCATCACCGTCCTCGTCATCGCCTGCCCGCACGCGCTCGGGCTCGCCATCCCGCTGGTGGTCGCGATCGCGACCGAGCGCGCGGCCACGATGGGTGTGCTGGTGACCGACCGGATCGCGCTGGAGACCTTGCGGCAGGCCGATGTGGTGCTGTTCGACAAGACCGGCACCCTCACCAAGGGGGAGCCGGCGGTGGTCGACGTCGTCGGCGCGGCAGGCCGGTCGGCCGGCCGCATCCTGGCCGTGGCGGCCGCCGCGGAAGCCGACAGCGAGCACCCGCTGGCGACTGCGATCGTCCGGGCCGCCATCGACCGTGGCGTCACCATCCCTGCGGCACAGGACTTCTCGTCGAGTCCCGCCGTCGGGGTGCGGGCCGAGGTCGACGGGCGTGAGATCGCCGTCGGGGGCCCGCGGCTCCTCGACGAGCGCGGGCTGTCGGCGCCGGACGGCTCGGCGGGACTGGCCGGCCGCGGAAACACCGTGCTCTACGTCGTCGACGACGGAGTCGTCATCGGTGCGGTCGCCCTGGGCGACGCGATCCGCCCGGAATCGGCGGACGCGATCCGCGCCCTCGCCGATCGTGGCGTGACCTCCGTGATGGCCACCGGGGACGCGCACGACGTGGCCACGCGGGTGGCGGCCGAACTCGGTATCGACCGTGTCTACGCGGGCGTCCGTCCCGAGGACAAGGAGTCCATCGTTGCTGACCTGCAGGCCGAGGGGAACACCGTGGTGATGGTCGGTGACGGCGTCAACGATGCTCCGGCCCTCGCGCGTGCAGATGTCGGTGTCGCGATCGGTGACGGCACCGATGTCGCGATCGGGTCGGCCGGGGTGGTGCTGGCCGGCGACGATCCGCGGACCGTGGTCTCGGCGATGGTCCTGTCCGGGCAGGCGTACCGCAAGATGCGGCAGAACCTCTGGTGGGCGGCCGGCTACAACCTGCTCGCCGTCCCGCTCGCGGCCGGTGTGCTGGCGCCGGTCGGCTTCGTGTTGCCGATGGCCGTCGGCGCGATCCTGATGTCGGTCTCGACCGTGGTCGTCGCGCTCAACGCGCAACTGCTCCGTCGGGCGGATCTGTCGGTGCACTGACGGCGGGTCCCCTCGGTGCACGGGGAGGCGTATGGTTTTCGACTGGGAATCGAAAACAGGTCGGCGTGGTTGATCCTCACATCGACGTTCCCCCGCGGGAGGTGCGAGATGGCACAGAACGAGATGAGCCGTGACCAGCGCGACGAGACGCGTGCCGACTTCGTCGTGGTCGGCGCCGGGGTGGCCGGACTGACCGCCGCCCTGCGGGCAGCCGAGGCGGGATTGCGCGTGGTGATTTTGACCAAGGGGCCCGCATGGCATCCCGATCGGGCCGAACAGGCGACCTCGACTTTCTATGCGCAGGGTGGGATCGCCGTCGTCGAGCCCGGTGATCCGACGGACTCGGTCGACCTCCATCTCGCGGACACGCTTGGTGCCGGGGCGGGCCTGACGGATTCGCGGATCGCCCGACCCATCCTCGACGACGGATGGTCTGCGGTGTCCGGTCTGATCAGCTGGGGTGCCGAGTTCGATCGGGGGCCCGGGGGAGACCTGCTGCGAACCCGTGAAGGTGGCCACTCGGTGCGCCGCATCATCCACGCCGGCGGCGACGCGACGGGTGCCCACGTTCAGCGCGCGCTGGTGGGCAGGCTGCGGGCCGCCTCCCGATCCCTGGCCATCAGCAGCCACGACGACGCGGTCGCCACTGCGATCCTGCGTGCCGACGGTCAGACGGTCGGTGTCGCCTACCGGCAGCGGGGGCGCGAACGTGTCGTCCATGCGCCGACCGTCCTGCTCGCCACCGGTGGCAGCGGTCACCTCTATGCCGCCACCACCAATCCGTCCGGCGCGACCGCCGACGGCATCGCTCTCGCGTTGCGGGCCGGGGCCGTCGTCGCGGACATGGAGTTCATCCAGTTCCATCCGACCATGCTGTTCGTCGAGGGTGCGCGTGGTCGGCGCACGCTGATCAGCGAGGCCGTGCGTGGTGAGGGCGGCCGTCTGGTGGACGTCGATGGCGACCCGGTGACCGCCGGGGTGCATCCGATGGGTGATCTCGCGCCGCGCGACGTGGTCGCCGATGCCGTCGAGGCGAGGATCGCCGATTCCGGGCACCCGTGCGTGTACCTCGACGTCCGGTCGATCGCCGACTTCCCGAAGCGATTCCCCACGGTGACCGCGGGCGTCGCCGACGCCGGACTCGACGTGGCCGCGGGGCTGATCCCCGTGGTGCCGGGTGCGCACTATCAGTGCGGCGGCGTGCTCACCGACGTCGACGGCCGGACGGCCGTGCCCGGTCTGCTGGCCGCGGGTGAGGTCGCCCGGACCGGGCTGCACGGCGGAAACCGGCTGGCGTCGAACAGCTTGCTGGAGGGACTGGTCATGGGCCGCCGAGCCGCCGCGGTGGCCGTCGGCCGTCGAGGCAGACGGGTCGGTGAGGGCGCCGACGTGATGCCGGCGATGCACCCGACGATGCCACGGAAAGAGCTGCAGGACAGTATGTCCCGATCCGTCGCGCTGCGCCGGGACGCCGACGGCCTTGCCCGGATCGCCACGGCGCTGAGCCGAATCCCGGACCGCGCCGCGGTCACCGACGCCGACATCGAAGACGCCGCGCTGACGCTGACCGCCAAGGTCGTCGTGGAGGCGGCGCGAGCGCGCACGGAATCGCGCGGCGCGCACACGCGGATCGACCATCCGTACACCGACCCGCAGGCGCGGACACGGTGTTTCGGTTGGCTCGATGGTGAGCTCACCGAGTGCGACGGCAGCGAGACCATCACCGACATCCACGCGTTGGTGCCCTGACCCGTCGGCGCGCCCGGGCGCGGTAACGTCGGCGACCATGACCGCGCCCGGACGAGTCATCGTCGACCTCGGCCACATCCGTCTGCATGCCCTCACCTGGGGTGAGCCCGGCGCGCCGCTCGCCATCTGCCTGCACGGTTTCCCGGATTCCGCGTGGACGTGGCGACACCTCGCTCCCGAGCTCGCAGCGGCCGGCTATCGGGTGGTCGCACCGTTCACCCGCGGGTACTCCCCGTCGGAGATCCCGGCCGACGGCGACTACCACGTGGCGGCCCTCGCCCACGACGTCCTCGCGCTGCACCGCGAGCTCGACGGCGACGATCGGGCGGTCCTGATCGGACACGACTGGGGCGCGCTCACCGCACACGCGATCCTCGCCCGCGACGACCACCCGTTCCGGCGCGTCGTCGCGGTCGTGGTGCCGCCGATCGCCGCCATGCGGCAGGCGGGGACGTCGGTGCGTGCGCGGTTGCGTCTCATCCCACAACAGATGGCGATGAGCTGGTACATCGGTTTCAACCAGATCCCGTTCCTCCCGGAGCGGGTTCTCGGGTGGCTCATCCCGACCCTCTGGCGGCGGTGGGGGCCGTCCCCGGACGTCGACGACATCGACAACGCCCTGGCCACGGTGCCGAACCGCGCACACGGATCCGCGGTCCTCGGGTATTACCGGGCCATGCTGCGACCTCGTGTCGACGCCCGGTATGCCGACCACGCCTCGGATTGGCTGCGGCCACCCCGGACACCGCTGCTCTACCTGCACGGCGCGCTGGACGGGTGCATGCAGGTGGATTTCACCGACGGATTGGCCGAGTTGCTGCCGACGGGCAGTGAGGTCGCCCGGATCGATCACGCGGGCCACTTCGTCCATCTGGATCAGCGCGATCGGGTACATCGCCGCGTCGTCGGCTTCCTCGGTTCGTGAACCGGGGTCGGTGCCCCGGGGCACACCGGTCGTCGGGCCCGGCGCACAATCGACCCCATGTCGCGTCCCGTGGTCCAGCCCGATCCGATCTCGTTCACCGGCGTCGACGGGATCACGCTGCGAGCCGATGAGTGGCAGCCGGCCGACGGTGAGGTCGGCCCGACGATCGTGCTCCTGCACGGTGGCGGGCAGACCAGACACTCGTGGAAGCAGACGGGTCAGTTCCTGGCGGCTGCCGGCACTCATGTGGTGTCGCTAGACACGCGAGGTCACGGCGCCAGCGACTGGTCGCCGAGCGGTAGGTACAGCCTGGAACTGTTCACCGACGACGTCGTCGCGGTGGTCGAGCAGATCGGAACGCCGGTGACGCTCGTCGGTGCCAGCATGGGCGGGCTCAGCAGCATCGGCGCGGCTGCCGAACTCGGCTCCGAGAAAGCACGCGGTCTGGTGCTCGTCGACGTGGTCCCGCGTTTCGACCAGGCCGGGAGCGCCCGGATTCGCGACTTCATGACCGCCAACGTCGGCGGATTCGACACACTCGAGGACGCGGCCGACGCCATCGCCGCATATCTCCCGCACCGGCCCAAGACCTTCCACCCGGAGGGCCTCAAACGCAATCTGCGTGCAGGTGAGGACGGTCGTTGGTACTGGCACTGGGACCCGGCGTTCGTGACGTCGAAACCGGGCGACGACCGATTCGTGCGGGCCGAGCATCTGGAGGAGCAGCTCGCGTCGCTGACGGTCCCGATCCTGCTGATCCGCGGCAAGCTCTCCGACGTCGTCCCCGAGGACGCGGTCGCCGGGTTCCGTGAGGTGGTCCCGGCCGCCGAGGTGATCGAACTCGCGGACGCCGCCCACACCGCCGCCGCCGACGACAACGACGCCTTCACCCAGGTCGTCCTCGACTTCATCGGTGCACACCGTTAAGTGGTGCCCGCCGACCACCGCCACGACCACCGCCACGAGCACCGGCTCGACATCCGGCGCGGCGACATGGGCCGCGTCTATGGCGGGGACGGTCGGTTCCTTCGTAGACTGGCCGCCGGGGAAGCGTCGGGAGCGCACGGACCGTTGGCCGACAGTCGTCTCGTATGCGGCACGGTCACAAGCGGGGGCAGGTTGTCTTGATCGATTGCACATGCGCGTGAAGCGCGAAGGAGAGGCCGGATGAACGGCGAGGGTTGCTGGTCGACGGTCGTATGCACGCCCGCAGAGCGTGCCGCGCTGGGGCTGACGGGGCAGTCGGAGTGGTTGCTGCACTGCCGGCTCGCGGCGGGGCATCAGGGCAATCATGCGACCGACGCGAGCATCCGTCCGCGGGCCGACCGCCGACTGTGGCTCGAATGGAACGACTTCGACGATCACGCGCAGTCGCTCATCGAACGCAACCCGTGTTCGGTGCGGTCGCCGCAGGGTGCCGCGTGTCTGTACTTCGAGAGTCACGGCGGCGCGCATTTCTTCGCGCCGTCCAATGGTCACGCGCCGACCGCGGTTCGCGGACCCCAGCCTGCGACGGGACAGGCCCCGGCGCAGGGCCCCGGGCAGTCCGGCGAGATCCCTCGGCCGATGCCCAGGCCAGGGCCTCCTGCATCGCGTCCACCCGCGCATCCCGGGCAGGTCCCGCAGCAGCCCGACCGCATGCGGATGACGACCGACACCCACATCCCGGTCGTCCGGACGGCGACTCCGGAATCGGCAAACCAGGAATCGGCCGCCCAGGGATCACCGTCGCAGGACGCGGCCCGAACGGGCGGACGTCCGGCCTCGCGGCCCGCTGCCCCGGTGTCCGGCGCCCACGCGAACGCGGGTGGTAGGCACGACGGATATCGGCCGGGACGCCGCTCCACGGATGCCGAGCCGCCTGCCCCCTCGGGACCTCGACCGGGGAGTCGTCACCGGATGCCGGATGCCACCGACTCCGGCACCCCACAACCGCCGCGATCACCTGCCGGTCCGCCGCCTGCCGGTCCGCCGCCCAACCCGACTCCGCCGCCCGCATCGCCACCCCCACATACGCCGAAGCCTGAGCAGAAGACCGAGCAGGAGTCTCAGCCGACCGACTCGTCGGCGACCTCGGACCATGCTGCCGGCATGCGGGCAACGTCATCGACCCCCGCGCCGGGTCGGGGTGACGCCGATCTCGCCGCAGCGCTGAGTGAGGTCGCGGCAGCCCTGGAGAACCTGGCCGCAGCAGTGCGCGCATCGCGGAACGCATAGAACGCGCCGTCCCTGGTGACGGGACGGTGCCGACCGACCCACTGGGTACCCTATGGGGGTACCGGTATGCGTTTCGGACTGGTATACCTGTAGGGGGTATTGGTAACCGGCCGACGTCGAGAGGGATTGCGCCGATGGAGCATGCACAGCACG contains:
- a CDS encoding alpha/beta fold hydrolase, translating into MSRPVVQPDPISFTGVDGITLRADEWQPADGEVGPTIVLLHGGGQTRHSWKQTGQFLAAAGTHVVSLDTRGHGASDWSPSGRYSLELFTDDVVAVVEQIGTPVTLVGASMGGLSSIGAAAELGSEKARGLVLVDVVPRFDQAGSARIRDFMTANVGGFDTLEDAADAIAAYLPHRPKTFHPEGLKRNLRAGEDGRWYWHWDPAFVTSKPGDDRFVRAEHLEEQLASLTVPILLIRGKLSDVVPEDAVAGFREVVPAAEVIELADAAHTAAADDNDAFTQVVLDFIGAHR
- a CDS encoding copper-translocating P-type ATPase; this encodes MDHNLDHSAVGVAEGDSDLHAHHMDSHESHSGGGAHGAHGGHGDHVAMFRRLFLVMTVLAVPVVIASPMFADLIGYELPSWGWLNWVSPILGTIMFVWGGRPFLTGAVSELRSRTPGMMTLIALAISVAFVASWGATLDLLHHELDFWWELALLIVIMLLGHWIEMRSISQTTSALQSLAALLPDEAERLDGDVVQTVSPAELRIDDLVIVRPGGRIPADGEIVSGTAEVDESMITGESNLVSRTVGDRVVAGTVSADTAIRVRVGAVGDDTALAGIQRLVSDAQNSSSRAQRLADRAAGWLFWFALAAALITAIVWTAVGQSDNAVIRTITVLVIACPHALGLAIPLVVAIATERAATMGVLVTDRIALETLRQADVVLFDKTGTLTKGEPAVVDVVGAAGRSAGRILAVAAAAEADSEHPLATAIVRAAIDRGVTIPAAQDFSSSPAVGVRAEVDGREIAVGGPRLLDERGLSAPDGSAGLAGRGNTVLYVVDDGVVIGAVALGDAIRPESADAIRALADRGVTSVMATGDAHDVATRVAAELGIDRVYAGVRPEDKESIVADLQAEGNTVVMVGDGVNDAPALARADVGVAIGDGTDVAIGSAGVVLAGDDPRTVVSAMVLSGQAYRKMRQNLWWAAGYNLLAVPLAAGVLAPVGFVLPMAVGAILMSVSTVVVALNAQLLRRADLSVH
- a CDS encoding metal ABC transporter substrate-binding protein; amino-acid sequence: MSAARRITVATLVVVAVVCSACETRDVPDRPQVLATFTVLADIARNVAGDHADVSSLTKFGAEIHGYEPTPGDLHKASDASLVVVNGLHLDDWFERFLSDIDVPRIVASDGIAPLPIRADPGGSPATGKPNPHAWMSPLEAKTYADNIARGLARIDPGHADAYRANAERYDARLDDERARLVTAIDALPDNERALVTCEGAFSYLARDTGLTEHYIWPVNSEQEATPQQMRRTVDFVRDRHVPAVFCESTVNNAPMQQVARSTDARLGGTLYVDSLSEPDGPVPTYLDLLRHDLTTIIAGLTGKDADHVVP
- the nadB gene encoding L-aspartate oxidase, with protein sequence MAQNEMSRDQRDETRADFVVVGAGVAGLTAALRAAEAGLRVVILTKGPAWHPDRAEQATSTFYAQGGIAVVEPGDPTDSVDLHLADTLGAGAGLTDSRIARPILDDGWSAVSGLISWGAEFDRGPGGDLLRTREGGHSVRRIIHAGGDATGAHVQRALVGRLRAASRSLAISSHDDAVATAILRADGQTVGVAYRQRGRERVVHAPTVLLATGGSGHLYAATTNPSGATADGIALALRAGAVVADMEFIQFHPTMLFVEGARGRRTLISEAVRGEGGRLVDVDGDPVTAGVHPMGDLAPRDVVADAVEARIADSGHPCVYLDVRSIADFPKRFPTVTAGVADAGLDVAAGLIPVVPGAHYQCGGVLTDVDGRTAVPGLLAAGEVARTGLHGGNRLASNSLLEGLVMGRRAAAVAVGRRGRRVGEGADVMPAMHPTMPRKELQDSMSRSVALRRDADGLARIATALSRIPDRAAVTDADIEDAALTLTAKVVVEAARARTESRGAHTRIDHPYTDPQARTRCFGWLDGELTECDGSETITDIHALVP
- a CDS encoding alpha/beta fold hydrolase, which codes for MTAPGRVIVDLGHIRLHALTWGEPGAPLAICLHGFPDSAWTWRHLAPELAAAGYRVVAPFTRGYSPSEIPADGDYHVAALAHDVLALHRELDGDDRAVLIGHDWGALTAHAILARDDHPFRRVVAVVVPPIAAMRQAGTSVRARLRLIPQQMAMSWYIGFNQIPFLPERVLGWLIPTLWRRWGPSPDVDDIDNALATVPNRAHGSAVLGYYRAMLRPRVDARYADHASDWLRPPRTPLLYLHGALDGCMQVDFTDGLAELLPTGSEVARIDHAGHFVHLDQRDRVHRRVVGFLGS
- a CDS encoding NAD(P)-dependent alcohol dehydrogenase, with protein sequence MPTTVNAYIATAADQPLGPTTIERRDLGANDVAIDIAYAGICHSDIHTARSEWGRTAFPVVPGHEIAGTVSAVGSDVTRHRVGDRVGVGCFVDSCRECEPCRRGEEQYCERGMTGTYNAVGRDGEPTHGGYSTGIVVDENYVCGIPEGIDLDVAAPLLCAGITLYSPLRHWQAGPGKKVAIIGLGGLGHVGVKIAHAMGAEVTVLSQSLKKMEDGLRLGADHYYATSDPDTFENLRNEFDLIINTVSANLDIKQYLGLLAINGTLVELGLPEHPIEVPAFAVTANRRSFAGSMIGGIAETQEMLEFCAEHGIGAEIEVIGADKINEAYERVVASDVRYRFVIDTATL